The DNA region ATAGCGCTGCGCCGCCAAAGCCAAGAGACTTTATTTCCGCAAGGTTCATCTCACTTATTCCGCCTAAAGCTACTACTTTTTCATGGATGACTCCGCTTTCCTGTGCTTGTTTCAACTCATCCTTTGAATATCCCGAGCGATATCCCTGTTTGGAAATGCTATCGTAAACAGGACTCATAAGCACATAATTGAACAGGGAAACTGTACTTTCCACTTCTTCCAAGCTATGGCAGGCACGACTCAGTATTCCCTCATAATTCGCAGGTGCCTCCGGATGACGGGAATTCAAGTGAATTCCGCCTAGAAGATACTTATCTTTCAAAGAAAAGAAATCATGAATGACAATCCGGGTTCTATATTCCAGAGCAATACCTTGCAGCAGATTTTCTACCGCACGAACATCCGCATCCGGTTTGCGTACATGCAGCAAGTCCAGTCCGGCTTTAAATAACTCAGTGACGACGCGTACCTCATCCGGAATAAAATCCGGAGAGGTGATAATAATCAGTTTCATTTTTCTATCCTTCATTTACCGGATATGTCGGAAACGGAAAATGCCACAAAGGACCATTCCCCTGCCCTATACGTAAATTCTTCCCGGCTTCAATAGCACAGGAAATGTATTCTTTAGCCTGCTCCACTGCTTCATACAAGGATGATCCTTGCGCTAGAAAAGTGGCAATGGCGGACGAAAGCGTACATCCCGTACCATGCAGGTTGGCGGAATGAATGCGCCTGCCACCAAAGATATTCAGTTCTTTTCCGTCATAAAGTACATCGCACATTTCATGACCGGTCAGATGACCTCCTTTAATAAGAAAAGCACAGTGATATTTTTCGAATAACCGGCATGCGGCATCCTCCATTTCATCAATCGTCTGAACCGGTTGTTGCAACAATACTTCTGTTTCGTGCAGATTAGGAGTTACGAGAGTTACTTTCGGAATCAACTTAGTACGAATGGCTTCCAATGCTTCATCCGTCATCAGGCTATGCCCGCTGGTAGAAACCATCACCGGATCGAAAACCACTTTCCGGGGAGAATAGCGACGCAGTATCCGTACTATTTCATGGATAATTTCTACGTTTCCGGTCATACCTATTTTAATGGCATCCGGTTGCAAGTCTTCCATCACGGCCTGCATCTGTTGGCCTACCAGCTCTGCCGCAACAGGATGAACAGCTTGCACACCCAATGTATTCTGCACTGTAATAGCTGTGATAGCAGTAGCTGCATAACCTCCAAGTGCCGAGATAGCTTTTATATCTGCCTGTATACCCGCGCCACCGGAACTGTCGGAACCGGCAACGGAAAGGACGATTGCTTTCTTATCCATAAACCAAGTTACAACTTTATAACATTTCCTGTACGACTACTCTCCCATGCCGCCTCAATCAGGCGGATAACACCAAGCACTCCGCACGCATCACTTTGCAACACTTCTCCATTCCGGATATGCTGATAAATATTCTCATAAAAAGCAGCGTAGTTTCCGGGAAGGGTCGGATAAGGTTTCCGCACCACATTACCATCTTTTTCCGTATGGAGCACTCCCCATTGGGATTCATCCTCTTCTCCCCAATGCGGGGTATCCGGCAACATACCTTTAGTCAAATCCGCTTCCTGAGGATCAAAACCATACTTCACATAAGAGCCTTCCGTTCCATGAAGAACAAAGCGAGGCTCATTCTCACACATCAGGTAGCTGGCTTTCAGGGTGATTTTCACTTCCGGCATCCGGGCAGATTTCATCAAATGGATGATAAAATAATCATCTACTTTACCACCGGTACGCAAAGTTGCAATATCAGCAAATACAGCTTCGGGCATGCCAAACAGTTGAACAGCCTGGTCGATGACATGGGCACCCAAATTATAAGTCAGGCCACCACCATTCTCGCCGGTTTCTTTCCAGGTGTTCGGCTTGATGAAATTCCGGTAGCGGGGAAAGGTTGATTCAAATTCTACCAGACGGCCTAACAATCCCTGAGCCAATATTTCTTTCACAGTCAGGAAATCACAATCCCAACGACGATTCTGGTAAACACTTAAGGTCAGTTCTTTTTCCGCAGCAAGGGCTACGAGTTCTTCACCTTCCTCTACAGTAGTGGTGAAAGGTTTTTCTACGATAACATGTTTTCCGGCTTCGAGAGCACGACGGGCATATTCGTAATGGGAGCTGTCAGGGGTGTTCACTACCACTAACTCCAGTTCTTCCATTCCTATCAACTCATCAAAACTACGCACAATACGGGATTGCGGATACTTCGCCCGTGACAATTCTTTACTACGCTCAGTGACAGCAGTCAACTCAAAATGAGGATTTGTGGAAATAAAAGGAGCATGAAACACTTGTCCCGACATTCCAAAGGCAGCCAATCCGGTTCTTATCTTATCCATATCTTTCATTTTTTCTTTCGGCAAAACTAATGAATTTATCATTATTTGCTTCATGAAGCAACGATAATATCAAAATCTCCAATCCAAAAATCAATTCTGCCTATATACTTCGACTGGAAACAGGTATTTTTGCCACATGCATTATTTAGATTGAATACCATGAAGAAATTAGCTTTTTTATCCTGTCTGCTTCCCATTCTGTGGGCAGCATGTAGCGGTACTGCAACTACCCGCAAAGAATCCGGTGAATGGGCAAAAGTCCCCGAAATCCTGAAGAACATTGTTCCGCCAACTTTTCCGGACAGTATATATGACGTAACTGCCTACGGGGCAAAAAGCGATACGAGTTTTGACAGCCGACCTGCCATATTGGAAGCCATCAATCAATGTAATACAAATGGTGGCGGCACCGTTCTCATCCCTGCCGGAAACTATTTCAGCAAAGGCGCCATCCTGCTGAAAAGTAACGTAAACCTGCACGTTGCGGAAGGCGCACGTCTGGAATTCTCAACCGTGGCCTCTGACTATCTCCCCATGGTATTGACCAAATGGGAAGGAACGGAATGTTTCAACTACTCCCCTTTCATCTATGCCTACCAGTGCACCAATGTCGCCCTGACCGGCAAAGGCACGATTGACGGTAACGGAACTGTAACCTTCAATGGTTGGCACGCCCTGCAAGGTCCCGCCCTGGATCGCTTGCGCCAGATGGGTATCGATTCCATCCCGGTATACGAACGCGTATTCGGAGAGGGATATTACCTGCGCCCATGCATGATACAATTCTACGGCTGCAAGAATGTACTTGTAGAAGATGTACAGATCTACGATTCTCCGTTCTGGATTATCCATCCTGTATTCTGCGACAATGTCACCGTACGCAATGTATATATAGACAGTAACAACTACAACAACGATGGTTGTGACCCGGAATCAAGTACGAACGTACTGATTGAGAACATGGACTTCAATGTGGGAGATGATGGTATCGCCATAAAATCAGGACGCGACCAGGACGGCTGGCGCATCGGCCAAGCCACGGAAAATGTGATTATCCGCAACTGCCACTTCGCCCGGTGGGCCATTACCGTCGGTAGTGAAATGTCCGGTGGCGTACGGAACATTTTTATCGAGGATTGCAAGATAGACAGTTGCCGCAACGGTATTTACTTCAAATCAAATCTGGACCGTGGCGGATACTTTGAAAACCTGAACATGCGCCGGATAGAAGCGGACGTCTGCCTGTGGGGAGTGATTAATTTCCGTACGAATTACCACGGATACCGCGGTGGAAATCATCCGACACTCTTCCGCAATATCTGCATAGAAGATGTAACCTGCAACCGCGTGGACAGCGTAGCACTCATGGCAAACGGATTGCCGGAAGCTAAACTTTATAATATCACCCTGCGGAACATAAAGGTAAAACAGGCACCGAAAGCCATACAGATGGATAATGTGGTGAACTTAACACTCGAAAACGTAGAGGTGAACGGAAGGCAGATTACTTCCACTGAGCAAACTGATTAACAGCAGAAAGGATTATATCCCCATGTCTGGAACATGGGGATATTTCATTTATTCTTGTTCAACTTAATAAACTCACTCGGAGTAATTCCAAACTGCTTCATGAAACATGAGGTAAAATATGAAGTGGTAGAAAATCCTAAACTCTCAGCAACTTCATTGATCCGAAGATCACCTTTAGCCAACATTTCAGCAGCCTTCTTTAATCGGCATAAACGAATAAAGTCATTAGGCGCCAAAGAAGTGATAGCTTTCACTTTTCTATAAAGTGTCGATACGCTCATATTCATATATTCAGCCAGGCTTTCAACCGACAAACAGGAATCAGACAAATTATTCATCACGTAATCATTCATCTTTCCAATAAATTTCTCATCTATATTGTTAGACGCAACACTTATGAGATGTGCATGAGGTGAGCGAACAAATGTAGAACGGATAAGCTCTCTGTTAGCTAAAAGATTTGAAACCTGAGCCAGTAAATGCTCTGTAGAGAACGGCTTCTCTATATAAGCATCAGCTTTCGATTCCAGTACATCAATATGGGCCTGTAAAGAAACTTTAGCTGTTAATACAATAATAGGAATATGACAATATTTTATATTTGTTTTGACAGACTTACACAATTCAATTCCATCCATCACCGGCATCATCAAATCACTAATAATCAGCGATACTACATGACTTTCCAAGATTTCCAATGCTTGTTTCCCATTATCGGCAACCAACACATTATATTGTGGGGTTAGTTCTTCACAAACAAACTGACGCAATTCTACTTCATCATCAACCACCAGTACATTATACATGCTCTTATGCATATAGTCTTTATTTCCTTCTACAGAAGAGGTTTCCTTATAAAAAGGAGAATGTCCCGGCTCTGCAACATCATGCTGTTCCAAGGGTAGATCAAGCACAAAGGAATTCATCTCAGTAATGGAATTATCAAGATAAAAAGCGCCATTATGCATCTCGGCCAGTGATTTAGCTAAAGGCAACCCTAATCCGGAACCTTTTGCCGATACTCTTGCATCTTCTCCGAAATACTGGAAAAAAGGTTTAAAGATGTCTGTTGTCACATCTTTAGGGATTCTTTCTCCATCATTGTTCACCCTAATCCGAACAATCGAATTGTCTTCTTTCTGTATACTCACTAAAGATACCTCAACAATATGGTCACAGAATTTAATCGCATTGTTCAACATATTACTTAATATCTTTATTAAAGCCTCTTTATCAGCTATTATTTCACATCCCTCATCAGGCATGGAAAAATGAAAATCAATGCATCTGGTTTGAGCTATCGGAGTAAAACGGCTATAAGTCTCTTCAAGTAGTTGTTTGATATCCAGTTTTACAAAACTCATCAAGAAGGTAGAAGATTCTATCTTTCTGAAATCAAGTAGCTGATTTACCAGATCGAGCAAACGCTGAGTATTCTTACTCATGACAGCTATATTTTCATTCTCAGCAAGTTTCTTTTCTCCCGACTTTATTATACGGTTCAATGACCCCATTATCAATGTCAAAGGGGTTCTTATTTCATGAGTAATATTTGTAAAGAAACTAATCTTAGCCTGAAGAATTTCCTTATACTTCTCGTTCTGTAACATTTCTATCTGGTGTCGTTCCTTCTCTTTGAGTTTTCTTTTGTATCTGATGAAAAACCAAGTAAATGTAGTAAAGATAATAAGAACATACAAGAAATACGCAAATGGCATACTCCAGAATGGAGGTTTTACAATGATAACCAATGAAGAAGCTTCGCCAGTCCATGTTCCGCTTTCTCTTGAAGCTTGTACACGAAGAGTGTATCTCCCCTGTGGTAACTTTGTATAATACAATTTCTTAGGTCCTTGACTAACAATCCATTCATGATCTAACCCTTCAAGCTTATATCTATACCATACGTCCTGAGAAATAGAATAAGTAGGTATAGCAAAATCAATACTAAAAGTAGACTGATCATAACGCAATGTTATTTTATCTGTAAAAATAATCGATTGTTTCAAAGGAGAATCCGGTTGACAGGTCTCTATTTCTTTATTAAATAACTGAAAACCTGTAAAGAATACTTTTAATGGTTCTGATGCCTTTATAAAATTCTCAGGCGAGAAAGCTATCATTCCTTTCAATGAGCCAAAATAAATATTGCCTATTCGATCCTGATAGCCGGAATTATAATTAAATTGATCTATCGGCAATCCATTCAACGTTGTAAACCTGCTTAAAGCTTTCTGCTCAGGATCATAATGCAATAAGCCATTCGAAGTAGTTACCCATAACATTCCTGTGGCATCCTCTATAATCTGATAAATAATTTGTCCGGAATAATCCAGTTTAGATAAAGTCTGAGTAAATGTCCCATCTATCCTGTCATAAAGAAAAAGCCCGTTTCCTTCAGTACCAATCCATAAACGCTTCCGGGAATCTTCGAAGATAGTAGTGATATAGTTACTGATGAATGGCATTGTCTTAACTGTTATCTTCTCATGTATCCCATTATATTTGAATGTAAACAATCCTCTCCCCATTGTAACAACCCATAAAGTATGATCTAAATCCTCATAAATGGAATGTACAAGTCCCCAATCCAGTTGCGGAACAATTTCAAATCTATTCTTTGACTCTACATAGCGGTATAATCCTCCCATTGTACCAACCAATATTTCATTAAAAGAAGTCTTCCTGAAACAAACGATCCCATTAACCAATAATCCGGAACCAGTATTCTCACTACAGAAATGATTGATTATATTTTGCGACTTCAAATCAAACAGGTAGATACCACTATCAAAAGTTCCAATCCATATCATATTTTTATCAACCAGCAAGCATTGTATATTTTTGGATATGGGACGTCCGTCCCATTTCAGATTAGTCAATGCCCTGAATACTTTTGTCTTGGTATCAAAATAGCATAACCCTCCATCTTCAGTTCCTACCCATAAATTTCCTTCCACATCCGGATGAATTTCACGAATAACATTTGCCTTTATACTTCCTTTTTCATCTTTCGGCAAATACTTATCAAACAATGTATTATTACTCGACAAGTAATTCACACCACCAAAAAAAGTCCCTACCCAAATACCTTCTTCACGGTCTTTCAACAACATATGAACAGCATTATCAGAAAGCGAATAAGCATCATTATACGACTTCTGTAAATGATCAATAAATCCCAAATCCAATTGATAGATATGAATACCTGACTCTGTACCAAACCAGAATTCATCTTTATTCCGCTGAATAGCCGTATGGATATAAATAGGATTATTCTGAGAATCATTGCAAAACAAGACTTTAACTTCACCATTGTTAGGGGAAAAACGCCTGGCCCCAATACGATCTGTAGTCACAACCAAGTCTCCATTACTACATTCCAGAATCCGATAAAGTAGAATATGTTTTGTTTTCTCTTCTTTTGTCAATATAGGATAAGACGAAAACTCCATGCGTTGAGGGTTAAACAAATAGATATTACCATCCAGACCTAATACCCATACACTACCGGACTGAGTCACTGTTATCCCTGTAGGCACAAAGAAATCAGATGCAGGAAAAAACTTATGATTTCCATTTTTTACATCCAAGCAGTATATGCCCTTAGAATTTATAACCCAAAGATTTCCCTGCTTGTCAAAAACTAAATTATCTATTAAACCTTCAATTGTCAGGTCAACACTGACAAACGGAGCAAAAGTATCCTTCTCCGGATTGTAAGTACATAAACCATCTGAAGTCCCTAACCAGAGAGAACCATCCGGTGCTTCCGCCAGAGCAAGAACTGTATTGTTGGGAAGAGAATTGGGCTGTTCCGGATCGGCCACATAGTTCTTAAACTTTGTACCATCGAACCGGTTCAGACCAACTTTCGTACCAAACCACAAGAAACCTCTACGATCTTGAACTGCACAGAAAACAGTTTGCTGAGAAAGCCCATTCTCTTTGTCATATCGCTTAAAATAATAGTTTTCGGCAAAAAGGTTAGTTACTACCAAAGAGAGAAAAATTAGTAATAACGCTATTTCTTTTTTCTTTATGAGCATAACTATACAATATGATTCATTGAAAGTGATCTACAAATATAATAAAAACAGGCTACTCCCCCAGCAACAGATGGTTCTTTTCCGATCATATATCAAACCAAAGCCATTCTATCTATGGAGAGGCTTTCCACCTACTCCATAGATTGTCAATCTACTGCGAAGTTCAGGTAAACTCATATCAATCTGAGATAGATCTTTTTTTCCGAAAGCTTCTTCCAGATTAACAATCGGCTCAATGTTCGCAATGCTTGCCCATGGAAGCCACAAGGATACAGACCTGAAAGCCAAATCAGCAACATTAGTTGCTTCCGGCATAAATGCACGATACTTATAATTCATTCTACCGTCAAAGTCTGTATTCAGTTTCGTATTATTCTGTAAGAATTTTGCCATATATAAATAGAGTTCATTTCCGGTTTTGATATACAATTTATACATTTCATAAAACACATAAGCTATAAAATTATCAGCACCCGAATGTCCTGTAGCAATAATAGAAAACCCTGTAATACCTCCTTTAACAAAAGGATTCTTTTTGGTATCCATTGCATCTCGGTTAGGAATGGCAAAATCATAACAATACGTCCAGCTCATAGCACAGTTTGCAGCATGTTCTGCCGCTTTCAGATATTTCAGATCCCCTGTCAGTTCATGTATAGCATTGAATCCGTAGAGAGCAAATATGGCTGCCTCTTTATCAACAGTATTAGGATTGTCCGGAGTTCCACCTACATATTTCCCTAATTTCAAATACAGTTCATTGTAAGAGAAATCAGCAGCTTTGATTGCAGCTTCTTTATATTTAGTCTCTCCGGTATGTTCAAACATCTTCACCAGGAATCTAATAGCCACCGGAGTATTCAATTTAGAAGTCCCATGAGTATTCCTATCCCCTCCTGTCTCAACATCACCATTCGTCTTATATGCTCTATAAAAAGAACCGTCTTCATTTTGTTTCTTCACCAAATTAGAAGCAACCCTTTTAAGAGCTTGATTCCACGCTTCCTGAGGTTCATTGTGAGCTACAGAAATACGATAGGCATCCAGTAATCCCTCCATACCATCTACAAAACATCGAAGAAAACTTGGATATTCCCGCCTTTGTCCAGCTGTGGCATTATCAGCAGGATCCCACCATACAGTGGGGAAATAAGTTTTCATGATGGCATCAGAAACCCAGAAATCAACCATTGATTTACCTTTCCTCTTATTCTCTGAATCATGATGATCCAGACCATAACGATACATGTGATATCCAACGGCTATTTGTTGTCCCACAAAACCCATTTGAAAAGATATCCCTTCAGTGTTTGTACCATCAGGTAAATCAAGTGACCATGGTAAACCTGCCGCTTTTATGTTTCCCTTTCCAAACATCCGATATTCAGCTTTAAAAAGTTCTATATTCTGCCGGTAGATTTCATCCATATTCATATCCACGATTGTCGGTTCTTCCGTTTTATAGCCCATGCCAAACGCATACATCATAGCTTCATTATAATTATCCTTTTTATCAGGAATCAAGGCTACAGAATAGCTATGTATATTACCCTCTTTCACCGAATGGTATCTTTTGGACCATATAGTCTTTGCATCCCTTTTTCTTCCGGCAGCTTCATATGTTCTAGGCCCTTCTGCACACGGATAATGAAAATCCACCGACAATGAAGGATATATAGAGTAACCTATTGAACCATATTGTAACGCATCATTCACCTCATAGAATGTTCCACCACCAGGATTTTGTCCGACATCTATCCTGGGATTATAATGCATGAGGGTTAAAGTAGCTCCTGTTACCTTTTCCCGAAGCATAGCCAGCGGCAGTCCCGTACGCGTTTCTTTTACATACATCCGGTCAGTATTCAGGTCAGCAGCAATCGCATCCTCTCTTACTTCAGAGGTATTTCTATATAAAACAGAAGGAATAAAATACTCGAAATCATTGTTATCAGACGAACGAAGCCCGGTTTGAAATGAAATTGTACTGGCAAATCCGACATCCTCTGCCTGCGCTTCTTTCACCTTCACATCTCTATATATCCCAAATACCCCATCCTTTAATAAAGTATACTTATCTTCTACAATAAATACAGACCCTTTTTCCGTGTGGACACTGGCTGTAGCACAAAAGCCATATTTCTTTCTTATGACCTGATGATAAGGTTGCTTATAATCTGTTTCGATATATTCCCCCGTTGGTAAAGTATCACTTCCCCGGACAGTGATCCATGCAGGCAGTTCTTGGCTTCCCACTATCTCTTTACCATTCTGTAAAAATACAGCAAAACCTTCATCCCCTTCTCTTAGTATAAGGAAATAATCACCATTTTTAATGATTTTCTCTGTATCACTTTCTTCTATACATTCCTGAGAAATAGTTTTCAAATCACTTTTCCCGATCATGGCATGATAATGGCAGGATATGCCCAATAGACAAAATCCTGATATCATCAGTATCCGGAATACAACCTTTCTTATTCTTCTATCTTTTTCCATAAGCTCCTGAATTAATATATTATTCCCTGATGTGCAGCATATACCGCATCTTTCTGTCTCAATGTAGATAAAGATTCTGTTCCTATACGTTCTATATCCATATCTCCATAAGCATCCCGTATCTTGAACAATGGATCTAAAGCAGATGCAGTAACCCAGGGTAGCCACAAATTTACTCCATCTCCCCAACGGGTGACCAATCTTAAGGCTTCCGTCTGCAATCCTCGATAAGCATACCCCAACGTACCATCATAATCCATAGTCTGTTTCGTATTTTTCTCCAATAACCGGGCAATATGCAGGAAATACTCATCGCCTGTCAAAACATAGAGTCTCAGGTATTCAAAAGAATTATATGAAAGCCCACAATCTGCTCCGGAATGTCCGGTGGAAATGATTGTAATTCCAACAGTAGTCTTTTTGCTATCCCAAGCCATGAGGTTATTTCCTCCAGCCGCCGGAATATTCCAGGCATACATATAGGTTACAGTGTAATAAGCCGCTTGGGATGCTCCTTCAAGCCATTTTTTATCTTTGGTTAAATCGTACAAACAAAGGAAAGCCTCAATAATCTTTTGCCCGGACTCACGGTCTTTTACATACGGATTATCAATTACACTTCCCACATATTTATAGGGTTCATGAATCTCGCGATAGCAAAATTCTCCGGCTTTAACAGCAGCTGTCTTATAGCATTCTTCCTTAGTAACTATATACATGTAAGTAAGAAAACGGATCAGATTGGAAGTAAGTAGTTTACCCGAATCTATAGAAGTCCCGCCATTGTCAAAAGCTTTGTCCCAGCTACCATCGGCATGTTGTCGGCTCACCATCCAGTCAGCTGACCGCCGGCAATAATCCAACCAATTAGTTTTACTTCCGGGAAAATGTTTTTCAGCATGCGACCATGCTAAAATCATAGCCTCCAATCCACCTTGCATATTACGTAAGTCATTATGATTACGAAAGAAATTCCAAGGAGATATATCCCACCATATCCGTGGCATCCCATTAGGTGCCGAACTGTTCTCCGCCCAGAAATCAAGTATCTGCTCTCCCTTATCCGTATAGATGGAATTATTGGTTTCCAAGCCTTTCCGGTAAAGATAATATGCGCAAGGAATCTGCATCCCCACAAATCCCATAGAATAGGAAATCTCATTCACTTCCCCACTTGGAAGATGTACGGAGAAAGGAAAACCGGGGGCATCATTATCTTTCAGCCAATAATGATCTAAAACCTCCAGGCCGTAATTCATTACATCTTCGTTATCCACCTCCAATACTTCAGGATTGTACAGATTGAACGTCGCTTTCCAGTGTTCCTCAAGCGCTTTTGGAAAAGCTACTTCTTTCTTAAATTGCAATTCCAGCATATAGGCATGTTCTACACCAACCCGTACAGGATGACTCCGACGCGCCCACCGTCTTTCACGAGTTCCACCTCCGTCTGCATAAGTATGCTCACCTTCAGAACCAGGAAAGCAATATACTAATGCAGGACTTTGGCTTGCCAAATAAAAACCCAATGAGCCGAAATGCATATCCGCATTTACCAGATGATCCATTCCCACCTCTTCCTTAAAAGTAACCGGATTGAGATTATAGTCTGCCAAAGCAACAGATACCTCCGAACTTTTATTTCTGAACATGGCCAGAGGTAATCCCATACGTTCCTCACGAGCTAGTATCCAATCATGAGTAAAATCTGCGCCTATGGAGGATTCACTTAAATTAGATTCATCTTTATATATGAGAGAAGGTATGAAATATTCGCATCCGGTAATAGCTTGCTGTACTTCATTCCGTACCATAAAGTAAGAGTTAAACGCATGATCCTTACCGGAAGCTTTCATGACATCTACTACTCTCGACAAGCGTAATTTATCTTCATTCTCCGCCACCGTATATACATCTGTCACTTCAAAATCAGAACCGGAGTCCGTGATTATCCTGGCTTTACAAACCAATCGATCATTTTGTTTTTCTGCTTCCTGATACGCTGCCCTGTACCATTTAGACGACTGTACACCTACTGGGAATACCTCTAAACACACAATCGCTTCATCGACAGGTATATATTTCTGCCCCCATCCTGCTATTGTTACTGTATAACCCGTATTCTCTTTCCAGGCGAGCATAAGTTCCGGATTACCGGAACCTATACTAATATTTTCATTATGAACCGGGCCTGGAGGCTCCTCTGTTAAATCATCATTATCTGAACATCCTGCATTCAGCATCAGGCAAAAAACAACTGCTATAATTTTCATTATTTTATTGTCCATATTCTAAATTGCATAGATAGTAAATGCTGTAAATGATAATGCATTCGTTTCTCCACCCGGGAAATTGACTACATATCCCATACTAACTTCCGTTTCTTGTTCCAAAGTTATATTAAGTGGCATGGAAACACGACTTGCAGGATCTCCACAATCACTCTGGGCTATAATACTCGGACTTTTCCATTCAATTCCTTTACCTTTTGCTACAACAAAGAAAGCACGGTCTTTTCCACCTTCATTTTCAATATCCCACCAATTGAAACCACGGGTAGCTATAAACAGGTATTTTCCTGCAGGCAAAGTGAATGTCTGATAAACAGCTCCCTGTAAGGCAGTAGGATTCCCCCAGTTCTCAGCACACATAAACAAGCGGTCACTCCAACCGTCATACATTGTATACTGTACGGCTGCGTTAGATGTTAACCAGTCTGAAAGGATGCCACGGCGAGAATCCGGGAAATAGGAAACAACATTAAACGGCTGTTTATAATTCTTTAGATATTGATTCGTAATATCATCAAACTCTTCCGGAATCCCAGTAATTTCTTTCGTTTCTGAGAAAAGATAATAATCAGGAATATTCTCCAACTCAAGTGCCACACGATAAAAAGCATTGTCCCTGTAATTCTCTTTATAGCCGGTACGATATTTTATCGCATCTATAGACACCGTCAGTTCTCCGTCACCGCTAAAATTAGCATCCACTTCCTGTTCGGCAACAACCGGACTTTTACTGTTTACAAAGTGGTTAATACCTAAATAAATACGAGCTTTCACTATACGTGGAGCAGGCTTACTCGTTCCGGAAACTTTCTTTACCTTAAACTTGGCAACAATGTTAATGCCTTCCAATTTTGCA from Bacteroides sp. MSB163 includes:
- a CDS encoding DUF3823 domain-containing protein, with translation MKKIIILLLATILFTACEYDNYDAPSVTFSGQLLYNDKPFLCDGNDARDIFLFFQEGFGKVDWGTKMHTLADGSYQQLLHSGEYKLTLGNVKYPFEINEFPAGTVGYDSIYYDLKKDVRQDFHITPYYEISDLDAKLEGINIVAKFKVKKVSGTSKPAPRIVKARIYLGINHFVNSKSPVVAEQEVDANFSGDGELTVSIDAIKYRTGYKENYRDNAFYRVALELENIPDYYLFSETKEITGIPEEFDDITNQYLKNYKQPFNVVSYFPDSRRGILSDWLTSNAAVQYTMYDGWSDRLFMCAENWGNPTALQGAVYQTFTLPAGKYLFIATRGFNWWDIENEGGKDRAFFVVAKGKGIEWKSPSIIAQSDCGDPASRVSMPLNITLEQETEVSMGYVVNFPGGETNALSFTAFTIYAI
- a CDS encoding hybrid sensor histidine kinase/response regulator transcription factor, with protein sequence MLIKKKEIALLLIFLSLVVTNLFAENYYFKRYDKENGLSQQTVFCAVQDRRGFLWFGTKVGLNRFDGTKFKNYVADPEQPNSLPNNTVLALAEAPDGSLWLGTSDGLCTYNPEKDTFAPFVSVDLTIEGLIDNLVFDKQGNLWVINSKGIYCLDVKNGNHKFFPASDFFVPTGITVTQSGSVWVLGLDGNIYLFNPQRMEFSSYPILTKEEKTKHILLYRILECSNGDLVVTTDRIGARRFSPNNGEVKVLFCNDSQNNPIYIHTAIQRNKDEFWFGTESGIHIYQLDLGFIDHLQKSYNDAYSLSDNAVHMLLKDREEGIWVGTFFGGVNYLSSNNTLFDKYLPKDEKGSIKANVIREIHPDVEGNLWVGTEDGGLCYFDTKTKVFRALTNLKWDGRPISKNIQCLLVDKNMIWIGTFDSGIYLFDLKSQNIINHFCSENTGSGLLVNGIVCFRKTSFNEILVGTMGGLYRYVESKNRFEIVPQLDWGLVHSIYEDLDHTLWVVTMGRGLFTFKYNGIHEKITVKTMPFISNYITTIFEDSRKRLWIGTEGNGLFLYDRIDGTFTQTLSKLDYSGQIIYQIIEDATGMLWVTTSNGLLHYDPEQKALSRFTTLNGLPIDQFNYNSGYQDRIGNIYFGSLKGMIAFSPENFIKASEPLKVFFTGFQLFNKEIETCQPDSPLKQSIIFTDKITLRYDQSTFSIDFAIPTYSISQDVWYRYKLEGLDHEWIVSQGPKKLYYTKLPQGRYTLRVQASRESGTWTGEASSLVIIVKPPFWSMPFAYFLYVLIIFTTFTWFFIRYKRKLKEKERHQIEMLQNEKYKEILQAKISFFTNITHEIRTPLTLIMGSLNRIIKSGEKKLAENENIAVMSKNTQRLLDLVNQLLDFRKIESSTFLMSFVKLDIKQLLEETYSRFTPIAQTRCIDFHFSMPDEGCEIIADKEALIKILSNMLNNAIKFCDHIVEVSLVSIQKEDNSIVRIRVNNDGERIPKDVTTDIFKPFFQYFGEDARVSAKGSGLGLPLAKSLAEMHNGAFYLDNSITEMNSFVLDLPLEQHDVAEPGHSPFYKETSSVEGNKDYMHKSMYNVLVVDDEVELRQFVCEELTPQYNVLVADNGKQALEILESHVVSLIISDLMMPVMDGIELCKSVKTNIKYCHIPIIVLTAKVSLQAHIDVLESKADAYIEKPFSTEHLLAQVSNLLANRELIRSTFVRSPHAHLISVASNNIDEKFIGKMNDYVMNNLSDSCLSVESLAEYMNMSVSTLYRKVKAITSLAPNDFIRLCRLKKAAEMLAKGDLRINEVAESLGFSTTSYFTSCFMKQFGITPSEFIKLNKNK